The following proteins come from a genomic window of Ictalurus furcatus strain D&B chromosome 26, Billie_1.0, whole genome shotgun sequence:
- the LOC128602411 gene encoding complement C3, with protein MHVDLVWLTATLLSFPLLTLCDPLNVLLAPNLLRIGTPERVFVEAQDYSGNDLQVKIIVKNHPQGNTELTSETVILNAANNFQAVVNIVIPDNKNFFSDDPLEKQYVILQAQFPSGLLEKVALVSFQSGYIFVQTDKSIYTPGTEVRYRTFSLTPDLKPTDQTGGIYVEILNSQGIAINRETIFPKQGTIKGSYSIPEIAKPGIWSVVTRYKNTPQKNFTAEFEVKEYVLPSFEVALKSSKSFFYVDDPDLRVDITAKYLFGRDVDGVAFVVFGVKRDDSKHPLPASLQRQTIRKGEGHAVLTKEMIQRSFPNIVDLVGDSLYISVSVLTETGSEMVEAEKGGIQIVTSPYTIQFKRTPKFFHPGMSFDVTVYVTNPDQSPAENVEVLVKPGDVRGRTKSNGMAKVIVNTQGEDKTLQITARTTVPDIPDERQAENKMTAQAYTTKGNSNNYLHISIDAAELKINDQININLNFKSSAQTQDFTYLILSKGQIVRAERFKRQGQSLVTLSLPVTKDLVPSFRVVAYYHIGSSEVVSDSVWVDVKDTCMGTLKLDVKESLNVKKVFEPGDEFHLIVTGDPSAKVGLVAVDKAVFVLNKNRLTQTKVWDIIEKHDTGCTAGSGTNDMGVFYDAGLLFQSDKAGGTNIRTDPACPAPPKRKRRAVTLLQITQTLIGKYTGEQKKCCGDGLRPNRLGYSCDRRATYILDGSECVQAFLDCCTEIQKHRDNQEELLHLARSEDDDDDYISSDEIVTRTQFPESWLWDDIDLPACAGNLQCGSTSLTLRTNYLKDSITTWQVLAISLSKTHGICVADPYEITVAKDFFIDLKLPYSAVRNEQLEIKAILYNFSNKKQKVRVEFFETEHVCSAASKKSKYRLTVNIDPKSTRAIPYVIIPMEIGLHDIEVQAATATLHDGVRKKLKVVSEGVLTELPEQNLELNPSRVPGGVQVLHLKTDVPNGQVPNTPAQTYITVAGQEVSQTIEQAISGNFMGKLIVQPHGCGEQTMIYMTLPVIATHYLDTTKQWEGVGVQRRSEAIQHIQTGYARELTFRKPDGSYAAWINTPSSTWLTAYVAKVFSLASDLISIDENVLCGSIKWLILNAQMPDGEFKESAPVYHAEMVGGVRGKDADASLTAFVLIALQEANHLCGKLVGSLPESSKKAIAYLERRLPSLTNQYAVAISSYALANAGNFNRDRLLQFSSEDGAYWQVSGGHHFSLEATAYAVLALVKAKEFDAAGKAVNWLNRQSSPYGGHGTTQATIIVFQAVAEYYKQIRAGQNADLDVEVSVSGRTRAIRWTFTRNNAHLTRSDKVQLKQEFNITAKGTGAGVLKVVTLYYARPIEKKSDCTKYDLKVELKRERLVSYPDALESYEVIIDVLFKDPNRDATMTILDIGLLTGFVVDEKDLTDLTSGRDKYIQKFEMDKQLSERGSLIIYVDKVSHTVPDRIAFRVHKITSVALLQPAAVSVYEYYSPGERCVKFYHPVKKDGALNRLCSDQQDLCQCAEENCSIQKKQKINEQDREKKACEADMDYVYKVKVLGVDQNPNTDFYEMKIEEVLKEGSDPDVREKVRSFMGHANCRESFGFEEGKSYLIMGRSVDLPRIDEKLQYILGEQTWIEYWPTREEGQTSVYKDKYIGISGLAQTLTDFGCTT; from the exons ATGCATGTGGACCTGGTGTGGCTGACGGCTACGCTTCTCTCCTTCCCCCTGCTCACACTATGTGACCCact CAACGTCTTGCTGGCGCCGAACCTGCTGCGGATTGGAACCCCTGAGAGAGTGTTTGTGGAGGCGCAGGATTATAGTGGAAATGACCTCCAAGTGAAGATCATCGTGAAGAACCACCCACAGGGAAATACAGAACTGACATCTGAAACTGTCATCCTCAATGCTGCTAACAACTTCCAGGCTGTTGTAAACATAGTG ATTCCTGACAATAAGAACTTCTTTAGCGATGACCCACTGGAGAAGCAGTACGTGATCCTGCAGGCTCAGTTTCCTTCAGGCTTGCTCGAGAAAGTGGCCCTGGTCTCCTTCCAGTCTGGTTACATATTCGTTCAGACAGACAAGAGCATCTACACACCTGGAACAGAAG TTCGTTACCGAACCTTCTCTCTGACTCCTGATCTGAAGCCCACTGACCAGACTGGAGGAATCTATGTAGAAATCCTA aATTCTCAAGGCATCGCAATTAACAGGGAAACAATCTTTCCTAAGCAAGGGACCATAAAAGGGTCATACAGCATCCCCGAAATTGCCAA acctgGAATATGGTCTGTAGTAACGCGGTATAAAAACACCCCACAGAAGAACTTCACTGCTGAATTTGAAGTTAAAGAATATG TGCTACCGAGCTTTGAAGTAGCGTTAAAATCATCCAAGTCTTTTTTCTATGTGGATGATCCGGACCTTCGAGTGGACATAACTGCCAA GTACCTGTTTGGAAGAGATGTGGATGGTGTTGCGTTTGTTGTGTTTGGAGTTAAGAGGGATGACTCTAAGCACCCCTTGCCTGCCTCTTTACAAAGGCAAACG ATCAGGAAAGGAGAGGGACATGCAGTGCTCACTAAAGAGATGATCCAGCGTTCCTTCCCAAATATCGTTGACCTGGTCGGAGACTCTTTGTACATTTCAGTCAGTGTTTTAACTGAGACCG GTAGTGAAATGGTTGAAGCAGAGAAAGGGGGCATTCAAATTGTGACATCACCCTACACCATCCAGTTCAAGAGAACCCCAAAATTCTTCCACCCTGGAATGTCTTTCGATGTCACg GTTTATGTGACCAATCCTGACCAGTCACCTGCTGAAAATGTGGAAGTGTTGGTCAAACCCGGTGATGTGAGGGGTCGAACCAAGAGTAACGGCATGGCCAAGGTTATAGTGAACACCCAGGGAGAAGACAAGACTCTACAAATCACC GCAAGAACCACAGTCCCAGACATACCAGATGAAAGACAAGCTGAAAACAAGATGACTGCCCAGGCTTACACCACCAAAGGAAACTCCAACAATTACCTACATATAAGCATCGACGCTGCAGAACTGAAAATCAATGATCAGATAAACATCAATCTAAACTTCAAAAGTAGTGCCCAAACTCAAGATTTCACTTATCTG ATCCTTAGTAAAGGACAGATTGTGAGAGCGGAGAGGTTTAAGAGACAAGGGCAGTCGCTAGTGACTCTGTCTCTACCCGTCACCAAGGACCTGGTTCCCTCATTTCGAGTGGTGGCATATTACCACATAGGATCTTCTGAGGTCGTGTCGGACTCCGTCTGGGTCGACGTGAAGGACACATGCATGGGAACG CTCAAGCTGGATGTAAAGGAGAGTTTAAATGTCAAGAAGGTATTTGAGCCTGGTGATGAGTTTCATCTCATAGTTACTGGAGATCCAAGCGCCAAGGTTGGTCTGGTAGCGGTGGATAAGGCTGTCTTTGTCCTCAACAAGAACAGACTCACACAGACCAAG GTCTGGGACATCATTGAGAAGCATGATACTGGCTGTACAGCAGGCAGTGGTACAAATGATATGGGTGTTTTCTATGATGCAGGTCTGCTGTTTCAGTCTGATAAAGCAGGAGGTACCAATATAAGAACAG atcCTGCGTGTCCCGCCCCACCAAAGAGAAAACGGAGAGCTGTGACTCTACTACAGATCACCCAAACACTGA TTGGTAAATATACCGGCGAACAGAAGAAATGCTGTGGTGACGGACTGAGGCCGAACCGGTTGGGCTACTCATGTGATCGGAGAGCTACATACATTTTGGATGGTTCCGAGTGTGTCCAGGCCTTCCTGGACTGCTGTACAGAGATCCAAAAACACAGGGATAACCAGGAAGAATTGTTGCATCTGGCTCGCA gtgaagatgatgatgatgactacaTAAGTTCTGATGAAATTGTTACCCGAACACAGTTCCCTGAGAGCTGGCTGTGGGACGACATAGACTTGCCAGCCTGTGCAGGAAACTTACAATG TGGTTCAACAAGCCTCACATTGCGCACAAACTATCTAAAAGACTCTATTACTACTTGGCAAGTCCTAGCCATCAGTCTGTCTAAGACCCATG GAATCTGTGTGGCTGATCCCTATGAAATAACAGTGGCAAAAGACTTCTTTATAGATCTCAAGTTGCCTTACTCGGCAGTACGCAATGAACAACTAGAAATCAAGGCTATTCTTTATAACTTCTCCAATAAGAAACAGAAG GTACGTGTGGAATTCTTTGAGACGGAGCATGTTTGCAGCGCAGCCAGCAAAAAGAGCAAATACCGTCTCACAGTTAACATTGACCCCAAGTCCACAAGAGCCATCCCATATGTGATTATTCCCATGGAAATAGGGCTCCACGATATAGAGGTGCAGGCTGCAACTGCAACACTTCATGATGGAGTAAGGAAAAAACTGAAGGTTGTG TCTGAAGGTGTCCTAACTGAACTCCCAGAACAAAATTTGGAACTAAATCCTTCTCGAGTACCTG GTGGTGTTCAAGTTCTGCATTTGAAGACTGATGTACCAAATGGACAAGTTCCAAACACTCCTGCACAAACTTACATCACTGTGGCTG GTCAGGAGGTGAGTCAGACAATCGAGCAGGCCATCAGTGGAAACTTCATGGGGAAACTAATCGTACAGCCCCATGGCTGTGGCGAGCAAACCATGATCTATATGACATTGCCTGTTATTGCCACACACTACTTGGATACCACCAAGCAGTGGGAAGGAGTTGGCGTGCAACGACGTAGTGAGGCTATCCAGCACATACAGACAG gATATGCACGAGAACTTACATTCCGTAAACCTGATGGTTCCTACGCTGCATGGATAAATACACCTAGCAGCACATG GTTGACGGCATACGTGGCCAAAGTCTTTTCTCTGGCCAGTGACCTCATTAGCATAGATGAAAATGTTCTCTGCGGTTCCATCAAGTGGTTGATTCTAAATGCACAGATGCCAGACGGCGAGTTTAAAGAAAGTGCTCCAGTGTATCATGCCGAGATGGTC GGTGGTGTACGAGGTAAGGATGCTGACGCCTCTCTGACAGCGTTCGTCCTGATTGCCCTGCAAGAAGCAAACCATCTTTGTGGCAAATTAGTCGGA AGTCTTCCAGAGTCTTCCAAGAAAGCCATTGCATATTTGGAACGTAGGCTCCCCTCTTTGACCAATCAGTATGCAGTTGCTATATCTTCCTATGCCTTGGCCAACGCTGGCAATTTTAACAGAGATCGCCTGCTGCAGTTCTCCTCTGAAG ACGGTGCATACTGGCAAGTTTCTGGAGGACATCACTTCTCCCTGGAGGCAACAGCATATGCTGTGCTGGCTCTAGTAAAAGCAAAGGAGTTTGATGCAGCAGGAAAAGCTGTTAATTGGCTCAATAGGCAGAGCAGTCCATATGGGGGTCATGGCACCACCCAG GCAACCATCATTGTGTTCCAAGCAGTGGCTGAGTACTATAAGCAAATAAGGGCTGGTCAGAATGCAGACTTGGATGTGGAAGTGAGCGTGAGTGGACGAACACGTGCCATCAGATGGACTTTCACCAGGAACAATGCACATCTCACACGTTCAGACAAG GTTCAGCTCAAGCAAGAGTTTAATATTACTGCTAAGGGAACTGGTGCTGGAGTTCTCAAA GTAGTGACACTTTATTATGCTAGACCCATAGAAAAGAAGAGCGACTGCACAAAGTATGATCTTAAAGTTGAATTGAAAAGAGAACGATTGG TATCGTATCCAGATGCCCTAGAAAGTTACGAGGTCATCATTGACGTTCT CTTTAAGGATCCGAACCGAGATGCCACTATGACCATTCTGGATATCGGCTTGCTGACAGGATTTGTGGTGGATGAAAAAGATCTTACGGAT CTAACCAGTGGGAGGGACAAATACATACAGAAGTTTGAGATGGACAAGCAGCTTTCAGAACGAGGCTCCCTCATTATTTACGTAGATAAG GTATCGCACACCGTGCCAGACAGGATTGCTTTCAGAGTGCACAAGATAACCAGTGTAGCTTTGCTTCAACCTGCGGCTGTCAGTGTGTACGAGTATTACTCTCCAG GGGAACGTTGTGTGAAGTTCTACCATCCTGTAAAGAAAGATGGAGCCCTGAACAGATTGTGCAGTGACCAGCAGGATCTGTGCCAGTGTGCTGAAG AAAACTGCAGTATTCAGAAGAAACAGAAAATTAATGAGCAAGACCGGGAGAAAAAAGCTTGTGAAGCCGACATGGATTACG TTTATAAAGTCAAAGTATTGGGAGTGGACCAGAACCCAAACACGGATTTCTATGAAATGAAGATTGAAGAGGTCCTGAAAGAAG GTTCTGATCCAGATGTACGTGAAAAAGTGAGGAGCTTCATGGGTCATGCTAACTGCAGAGAGTCTTTTGGATTCGAGGAAGGCAAGAGCTACCTCATCATGGGCCGAAGTGTTGACCTACCGAGGATAGACGAAAA GCTGCAGTACATCTTGGGTGAGCAGACGTGGATTGAATACTGGCCCACAAGGGAGGAAGGTCAAACTTCTGTATACAAAGACAAATACATCGGCATCAGTGGACTGGCTCAAACCCTCACTGACTTTGGATGCACTACATAA